In Brassica rapa cultivar Chiifu-401-42 chromosome A06, CAAS_Brap_v3.01, whole genome shotgun sequence, a single window of DNA contains:
- the LOC103874574 gene encoding trihelix transcription factor GTL2, with product MFDGGVPEQIHRFIASPQPPPPLPPHQPAAERSLPFPVSFASFNTNHQAHMLNLDGPKITHHHHHHHHHHHDIKDSSATSEWMGHTDHDGDNHRHHHHHPWCSDEVLALLRFRSTVENWFPEFTWEHTSRKLAEVGFKRSPQECKEKFEEEERRYFNSNNNTNAHHMSNYNKGNYRLFSEVDEFYHHGHAGGEHVVSSEVGDNQNKTNSSLEGKGNVEETGQDLLEDKTDHQDQGQVDESSMRDKMNSIDTVGKVGNVEDDAKSSSSASLMMIMRDNKKRKRKKKKERFGVLKGFCEGLVSNVIAQQEEMHKKLLEDMVKKEEEKIAREEVWKKQEMERLNKELEIRAQEQAMASDRNTSIIKFISKFTDHYNHDDGNNKVQSPNPSQDSFSLVLSKPQGSRKCQTSSSLQTLTPQNPSLEPTSPKTLKIKTKNPKAPKGDEQGDIGKRWPRDEVLALINIRRSISSMNDDDHRKDDIRLSSPSSSTKAVPLWERISKKMLEVGYKRSAKRCKEKWENINKYFRKTKDVNKKRPLDSRTCPYFHQLTALYSQPSTGTTTTVTADTSVEELETRPKENRVGSGDSDIPTAMHVDGASEKSNEQFSGFDLAF from the exons ATGTTTGACGGTGGAGTACCGGAGCAGATCCACCGGTTCATAGCATCGCCACAGCCACCTCCTCCGCTTCCTCCGCATCAACCTGCAGCAGAAAGATCACTGCCTTTTCCTGTCTCATTCGCTTCTTTTAACACTAATCACCAAGCCCATATGTTGAACCTTGATGGCCCTAAGATCActcaccatcaccatcaccatcaccatcatcacCATGACATCAAAGATAGTAGTGCTACTTCTGAGTGGATGGGTCATACAGATCACGATGGCGATAATCATCgtcaccatcaccatcatccATGGTGTAGTGATGAAGTCCTTGCCCTTCTTAGGTTCAGATCTACGGTGGAGAATTGGTTCCCTGAATTCACATGGGAGCATACCTCAAG AAAGTTGGCAGAAGTTGGGTTTAAGAGGAGTCCACAAGAATGCAAAGAGAAattcgaagaagaagagagaagatatTTCAATAGTAACAACAACACTAATGCTCATCACATGAGCAATTACAACAAGGGAAATTATAGGCTATTTAGTGAGGTTGATGAGTTTTATCATCATGGTCATGCTGGTGGTGAGCATGTCGTCTCATCAGAAGTTGGGGATAACCAAAACAAGACGAACAGTTCGTTAGAGGGAAAAGGAAACGTCGAGGAAACGGGACAAGACTTGTTGGAGGACAAAACAGATCATCAGGATCAGGGTCAAGTAGATGAATCATCAATGAGGGATAAAATGAACTCTATTGATACTGTTGGAAAAGTGGGGAACGTGGAAGATGATGCGaagtcatcatcatcagcaAGCTTGATGATGATCATGAGGGACaataagaagaggaagaggaagaaaaagaaggagAGGTTTGGTGTGTTGAAAGGGTTTTGTGAGGGTCTTGTAAGTAACGTGATAGCCCAACAAGAGGAGATGCATAAGAAGCTTCTTGAAGATATGgtgaaaaaggaagaagaaaaaatagctAGAGAGGAAGTTTGGAAGAAGCAAGAGATGGAGAGGCTTAACAAAGAATTGGAGATTAGAGCACAAGAACAAGCTATGGCTAGTGATAGAAACACCAGCATCATCAAGTTCATATCCAAGTTTACAGACCATTATAACCATGATGATGGGAATAATAAGGTTCAAAGTCCAAACCCTTCTCAAGACTCATTTTCCTTAGTTCTATCAAAACCCCAAGGCAGCAGAAAGTGTCAAACTTCATCATCCCTTCAAACCCTAACTCCACAAAACCCTTCACTTGAACCCACTTCacccaaaaccctaaaaattaaaaccaaaaatccAAAAGCTCCAAAAGGTGATGAACAGGGTGATATTGGCAAGAGATGGCCTAGGGATGAGGTATTGGCTCTTATCAACATCAGACGCAGTATCAGTAGCATGAATGATGATGATCATCGTAAAGATGACATCCGGTTATCGTCACCATCATCATCCACAAAAGCTGTTCCTTTGTGGGAAAGAATATCCAAGAAAATGTTGGAGGTTGGGTACAAAAGAAGTGCCAAGAGATGCAAAGAGAAATGGGAAAACATCAACAAGTATTTTAGAAAGACAAAAGATGTTAACAAGAAGAGGCCACTTGACTCAAGGACTTGTCCTTATTTTCACCAACTTACAGCTTTGTACAGCCAACCCTCCACAGGGACCACCACCACCGTCACAGCCGACACGTCAGTCGAAGAGCTAGAAACCCGACCCAAGGAAAACCGGGTTGGATCCGGAGATTCTGATATTCCTACAGCCATGCATGTAGATGGTGCCAGCGAAAAAAGCAATGAACAATTTTCAGGCTTTGATCTTGCGTTCTAA